One part of the Flavobacterium johnsoniae UW101 genome encodes these proteins:
- a CDS encoding tetratricopeptide repeat protein: MGMFDIKERRLIPNWRDFKRTVQLGELSISNKNIDKVEINIDHVIHDWGYKKNAGTAAEMINACYISGIANILEIKEAIDFIHKNPENSSESLLELINIINESSQQGHQQNFKHLLETDYETIEQFQSLINNKVLYKLINKTKNKIREEILNPINWIELARLYSINGQSDQAKPSVLTALHLAPDNRFILRSATRYFIHNGDYDQALYYLKKSKSLKNDPWLISAHIATSSLMNRYSPLIKTGISLTSSGQFSNFELTELSGSLGTLEFNAGSFKNAKRLFEKSMLAPNDNSLAQIEWIAKDDYRFKINLSEFDSVINPFEAYAIDKFEKGDWKEAFYNCLKWFSDTPFSKRPILLGCYLAGSLLNDVDAAITLCKIGLKANPHHVVLLNNIIYYSALAGKFEKIDHYFEQMNISTFEDLPENDKPVIQATAGLTNFRRGKIDDGKKWYKLAIVNSEKIKNDYFKNSAILNYTRELIISRQPERFEYIETVKKMKLVNKDLIFIKESILKLNQSSEIVI, from the coding sequence ATGGGAATGTTTGACATTAAAGAGCGAAGATTAATTCCTAATTGGAGGGACTTTAAAAGAACTGTGCAATTGGGTGAGTTGAGTATATCAAATAAAAATATTGATAAAGTAGAAATAAATATCGATCATGTCATTCATGATTGGGGCTATAAAAAAAATGCAGGAACTGCTGCTGAAATGATTAATGCCTGCTATATTTCAGGAATTGCTAATATTTTAGAAATTAAGGAAGCGATTGACTTTATCCATAAAAATCCTGAAAATAGTTCTGAAAGTTTATTAGAGCTGATTAATATTATTAATGAAAGTTCACAACAAGGGCATCAACAAAATTTCAAGCATTTATTAGAGACTGATTACGAAACAATAGAACAGTTCCAATCTCTTATTAATAATAAAGTTTTATACAAACTAATTAATAAAACAAAAAATAAAATAAGAGAAGAAATTCTTAATCCAATTAATTGGATTGAATTAGCACGTTTATATTCTATAAATGGTCAATCAGATCAGGCAAAACCATCAGTATTAACAGCTTTACATTTAGCCCCTGATAATCGTTTTATATTGAGATCAGCAACTAGATACTTTATTCACAACGGTGATTATGATCAAGCACTTTATTATCTAAAAAAATCTAAATCATTAAAAAACGACCCTTGGCTTATTTCTGCTCATATTGCCACTTCTTCTTTAATGAATCGATATTCGCCATTAATTAAGACAGGTATTAGTTTAACTTCTTCTGGTCAATTTTCAAATTTTGAGTTAACGGAATTGTCTGGTTCTCTCGGTACATTAGAATTTAATGCAGGATCATTTAAAAATGCAAAACGATTATTTGAAAAATCTATGTTGGCTCCAAATGATAATAGTCTGGCTCAAATTGAATGGATAGCAAAAGATGACTATAGATTTAAAATAAACCTCTCTGAATTTGATAGTGTAATTAATCCTTTTGAGGCATATGCTATTGATAAGTTTGAAAAAGGGGATTGGAAAGAAGCCTTTTATAACTGTTTAAAATGGTTTTCGGATACTCCATTTTCAAAAAGGCCAATATTACTTGGCTGCTATTTAGCAGGTTCATTGTTAAATGATGTTGATGCTGCAATAACGCTGTGTAAAATTGGACTAAAAGCCAATCCTCATCATGTTGTACTATTAAATAACATCATTTACTATTCAGCATTAGCTGGTAAATTTGAAAAAATTGACCATTATTTTGAGCAAATGAATATTTCTACTTTTGAGGATTTGCCAGAAAATGATAAGCCTGTTATTCAAGCTACTGCTGGATTGACAAATTTTAGAAGAGGAAAAATAGATGATGGGAAAAAATGGTATAAATTAGCGATTGTAAATAGTGAAAAAATTAAAAACGATTACTTTAAAAATTCAGCGATTCTTAACTATACCAGAGAATTGATAATAAGCAGACAGCCAGAAAGATTTGAATATATTGAGACTGTTAAGAAAATGAAATTAGTAAATAAAGATTTAATATTTATAAAAGAAAGTATTTTAAAATTAAATCAATCAAGTGAAATAGTAATTTAG
- a CDS encoding protein kinase domain-containing protein, whose protein sequence is MTVKPDCAAESLEGRVLKNGWRVNKKIEPKPGSSGGFFSVCYLVSNGEKEAFLKAINFNAFFQLHAGKSIMDILNEQSAAFKFEKDLLLRCKNNKLSKVSLILDEGEEHIPDFTIPGVPYLIFEMAEGDLREHINFTKNVEIHWKLKSLHNVAVALKQLHGVGISHQDLKPSNILLYENKTVTKVGDLGRSLCMDIAAPHDNGGFTGANSYTPPEYLYGYSESNFFKKTGATDMYLLGSLIVFYFTGANMTSLIGKNLDPSFHWTAFRGSFDDIKDYLVHSFPLALKEFKKSIDKKDLAEDLAEIVKICCYPIPGKRGFPVVFSTTRNQYDFGKIVTKLDILAKKSYLKL, encoded by the coding sequence ATGACAGTAAAACCTGATTGTGCGGCAGAATCTCTTGAAGGCAGAGTATTAAAAAATGGTTGGAGAGTTAATAAAAAAATAGAACCTAAACCTGGCTCATCAGGTGGATTTTTCAGTGTTTGTTATTTGGTTAGTAACGGCGAAAAAGAAGCTTTTTTAAAAGCAATAAACTTTAATGCTTTTTTTCAGTTGCACGCTGGTAAGAGTATAATGGATATTTTAAATGAACAGTCAGCAGCTTTTAAATTTGAGAAAGATTTACTTTTGAGATGTAAAAACAATAAATTATCAAAAGTTTCACTTATTCTTGATGAAGGTGAAGAGCACATTCCTGATTTTACCATTCCAGGTGTCCCTTATTTAATATTTGAAATGGCTGAAGGAGATTTGAGAGAACACATAAATTTTACTAAAAATGTTGAAATACATTGGAAGTTGAAATCTCTACATAACGTAGCAGTTGCTCTAAAACAATTACATGGAGTTGGAATATCTCATCAAGATTTAAAACCTTCCAACATTCTTCTTTACGAAAATAAGACTGTTACTAAAGTTGGAGATTTAGGAAGATCATTATGTATGGATATTGCTGCACCACATGACAATGGTGGATTTACTGGGGCTAATTCTTATACACCGCCAGAGTACTTGTACGGTTATTCAGAGTCAAATTTCTTCAAAAAAACAGGTGCTACGGATATGTATCTTCTAGGAAGTTTAATTGTTTTTTATTTTACAGGAGCAAACATGACATCATTAATAGGTAAAAATCTTGATCCCTCCTTTCACTGGACAGCTTTCAGAGGCAGTTTTGATGACATTAAAGACTATTTAGTTCATAGCTTCCCATTAGCACTTAAAGAGTTTAAAAAGTCTATAGACAAAAAAGATTTGGCGGAAGATTTGGCAGAAATTGTTAAAATATGCTGTTACCCTATACCTGGAAAAAGAGGTTTTCCTGTCGTATTTTCAACTACTAGAAACCAGTATGATTTCGGTAAGATAGTTACTAAACTGGATATTTTGGCAAAAAAATCTTATTTAAAACTTTAG
- a CDS encoding helix-turn-helix transcriptional regulator, translating into MKNKEIQISDIWNDKKKADLKEIIKSHSSTQSKEQILKNQLLSIQFKLEDYIQSENETQILKILDFVKMYLKALNLSKKTLAAHFEMRDSNLHKYLSGERKLNAQLALKLSTFSHTKPDQWFRVELKNEMIQLKKEESANIEVYKKYDYRNLLEAV; encoded by the coding sequence ATGAAAAATAAAGAAATTCAAATTAGTGATATTTGGAATGACAAGAAAAAAGCTGACTTAAAAGAAATTATTAAATCACATTCTTCCACACAATCCAAAGAACAGATATTAAAGAATCAATTGCTTTCTATTCAGTTTAAATTGGAAGATTACATCCAGAGTGAGAATGAAACGCAGATTTTAAAAATTCTCGATTTTGTTAAGATGTATTTGAAAGCGCTTAATCTTTCTAAAAAAACATTAGCAGCTCATTTTGAAATGCGAGACAGTAATCTTCATAAGTATCTATCAGGAGAAAGAAAATTAAATGCTCAGCTTGCATTAAAGCTCAGTACTTTTTCACATACTAAACCAGACCAATGGTTTAGAGTTGAATTAAAGAATGAAATGATTCAATTGAAGAAAGAAGAATCTGCAAATATTGAAGTATATAAAAAATACGATTACCGTAATTTATTAGAAGCAGTGTAA
- a CDS encoding tyrosine-type recombinase/integrase: protein MENKKPDLENYLRGIVAEKTAQSYLYTINHFLKTNPKAKRYQYKDIVKYMDKISQKQSNVQYRIRILSAIKKYYDYLVMYGYRNDHPCRKLNIKIKGNQTIQVQDLFNRTELQLLMERENRYKHLDMRNNVLISLLIYQGLASDEIARLAVKDIDLDNGTVYIKGSANLNKRTLELVPKQMILFHNYINETRPALLRGSSDKFILTKLGQPIVVNSIHAMIEPLRGLFPDRKLNPQTIRMSVICNWLNEKNISLERVQELAGHKWPGTTEKYIKVNSSHQRELINRYFPSI from the coding sequence ATGGAAAACAAGAAACCCGATCTGGAAAATTACCTGAGAGGAATTGTAGCAGAGAAGACAGCGCAAAGCTATCTCTATACAATCAATCATTTTTTAAAGACCAATCCAAAGGCTAAAAGATACCAGTACAAAGATATAGTCAAATACATGGATAAAATCAGCCAGAAACAGTCAAACGTGCAGTACCGAATCAGAATACTCTCAGCCATTAAAAAATATTATGACTATCTGGTGATGTACGGCTATAGAAATGACCATCCCTGCAGAAAACTTAATATCAAGATTAAGGGCAACCAGACCATTCAGGTGCAGGATCTGTTCAACAGAACAGAACTGCAGCTTTTAATGGAACGCGAGAACCGCTACAAACATCTTGACATGAGAAACAATGTTCTGATTTCACTTTTGATCTATCAGGGGCTGGCAAGTGATGAAATAGCAAGGCTGGCTGTAAAAGATATTGATCTGGATAACGGCACAGTTTACATAAAAGGCTCTGCCAATCTCAATAAAAGAACGCTGGAGCTTGTGCCTAAGCAGATGATACTGTTTCATAATTACATAAATGAAACACGTCCTGCCTTACTGCGCGGGAGCAGTGATAAATTCATATTGACAAAGCTTGGACAGCCCATTGTTGTGAACAGCATTCATGCCATGATTGAGCCGTTAAGAGGATTATTCCCAGACAGAAAACTAAACCCTCAGACTATCAGAATGAGCGTGATCTGCAACTGGCTTAACGAGAAAAACATTTCATTGGAAAGAGTTCAGGAACTGGCAGGGCATAAATGGCCGGGAACGACCGAGAAATATATCAAAGTCAACAGCTCACATCAGAGAGAACTGATAAACAGATATTTTCCAAGTATTTAA
- a CDS encoding tyrosine-type recombinase/integrase, whose amino-acid sequence MKKTIQSREFLRLTVAFGEFVKVRNYKQGRSNLYKNIITEFLIWLEQAGISRIQNVTSKESVKYLEYLSSRPKKRGNGILAEKTIKLHLFVHGLFQVYLLENKEIQNTYYIPSITGGTQKPRNILTIEEIRLVYEHAENEMEKALLSIAYGCGLRRSEIASLDLKDVNLIKGMLVVRQGKGNKRREVPMSDTVLDYLTKYVRDERPERLTGRNQNEEAFFINSRGRRSTGENLNEILNKMIEQTGKFELVQKEITLHCLRHSIAYHLAENNAGIDFIRTFLGHTQINTTYIYAVQNKKRKPVVNF is encoded by the coding sequence ATGAAAAAAACGATACAGAGCAGGGAATTTCTAAGGCTCACAGTGGCCTTCGGAGAATTTGTAAAAGTCAGGAACTACAAGCAGGGAAGATCAAACCTTTATAAAAACATCATAACGGAATTTCTGATCTGGCTGGAACAGGCAGGAATCAGCAGAATTCAGAATGTAACTTCTAAAGAATCCGTGAAGTATCTGGAATATCTTTCTTCAAGACCAAAGAAAAGGGGAAACGGCATTCTGGCTGAAAAAACAATCAAGCTGCATCTTTTTGTGCACGGGCTGTTTCAGGTTTATCTGCTGGAAAACAAAGAAATCCAGAATACCTATTATATCCCATCCATAACAGGCGGAACTCAGAAGCCTAGAAACATTCTAACGATTGAAGAAATCAGGCTGGTCTATGAGCATGCCGAGAATGAAATGGAAAAGGCCCTGCTTTCCATTGCCTACGGATGCGGACTCAGACGATCTGAAATTGCCAGCCTTGATCTAAAAGATGTCAATCTCATTAAAGGAATGCTGGTTGTAAGGCAGGGAAAAGGAAACAAAAGACGTGAAGTTCCAATGAGCGATACGGTTCTGGACTATCTTACAAAATATGTCAGGGATGAAAGGCCTGAAAGGCTGACAGGGAGAAACCAGAATGAGGAAGCCTTTTTCATCAACAGCAGAGGCAGAAGATCGACAGGAGAAAACCTCAATGAGATTTTAAACAAGATGATTGAGCAGACAGGAAAATTCGAGCTTGTCCAGAAAGAAATCACGCTTCACTGCCTTCGCCACAGCATTGCCTATCATCTGGCAGAGAATAACGCGGGAATCGATTTTATACGCACTTTTCTGGGGCATACCCAGATCAATACCACCTACATATACGCTGTCCAGAACAAGAAAAGAAAACCAGTTGTAAACTTCTAA
- a CDS encoding RNA-dependent RNA polymerase family protein — MEKIRLQMQEARPDVPLSIAELPEGHSLNDMWVNYGAEGISNLLKSAKTEKAGEGLQIVNGYKISYKGLSGTFFVLGNLPMDLGNLRISLQIVEYNTNRKHRLKIDLFDFAGVQSQCTDLSEKQGFDYDSLEKDLVTLTDLLEQHRESLFEAEINPIAERFAEKELTPQAQENAVAFLTKPKLLENIDSLLEQNGIVGEEENRIVLFILASSYKMPYLMHGLVQGSSGEGKSHLINGIAGCMPQEDVMNMTRITSKSLYHYRDKELINKLIVIQDFDGLDEEAQYAFREMQSAKFLTSSTVVKDIFGNNRGRIKQVQAHFASLTTTTRAEVYYDNMSRSVILGVDESQQQTLRIIKKQNLKTAGHSNGEKEEQAKQLLRNVMRVLKSYEVVNPFADKLSLPLEARMLRRLNSQFQNFVCQITILHQYQRKTDTKGRLITDKADIKSAVDLFFSSIIIKVDELDKSTRQFFEKLKDFIKKQKEGTSKKFTAREIRQGLNISKTSAFRYMQLLQELEYIQPVEGSFNRGFKFMISYWDDMEKLKTRIRKELHRQLEEF, encoded by the coding sequence ATGGAGAAGATCAGATTACAAATGCAGGAGGCAAGACCAGATGTTCCGCTTTCAATAGCGGAACTTCCCGAGGGGCACAGTCTGAATGACATGTGGGTCAATTATGGAGCGGAAGGGATATCGAATCTTTTAAAAAGCGCAAAAACGGAAAAAGCAGGCGAAGGACTGCAGATTGTAAACGGCTACAAAATCAGCTACAAAGGCCTCTCGGGGACTTTCTTTGTTCTGGGAAACCTGCCGATGGATTTGGGAAATCTCAGGATTTCGCTTCAGATTGTGGAATACAATACCAACAGAAAGCACAGGCTTAAAATCGACCTGTTCGATTTTGCAGGAGTTCAGAGCCAGTGCACGGACTTATCCGAAAAGCAGGGTTTTGATTATGACAGCCTTGAAAAAGATCTGGTAACGCTTACCGATCTTCTGGAACAGCACAGGGAATCGCTTTTTGAGGCTGAAATAAACCCGATTGCGGAACGTTTTGCCGAAAAAGAGCTTACGCCTCAGGCGCAGGAAAATGCAGTCGCATTTCTCACAAAACCAAAACTTCTGGAAAATATAGACAGCCTTTTGGAACAGAACGGCATCGTTGGGGAAGAAGAAAACAGGATCGTGCTTTTCATTCTGGCATCGAGCTATAAGATGCCGTACCTGATGCACGGACTTGTTCAGGGATCAAGCGGTGAGGGAAAAAGCCACCTGATAAACGGCATTGCAGGATGCATGCCTCAGGAGGATGTGATGAACATGACACGCATTACAAGCAAATCGCTTTACCATTACAGGGATAAGGAACTGATTAATAAGCTGATTGTCATTCAGGATTTTGACGGGCTTGATGAAGAGGCGCAGTATGCCTTCAGGGAAATGCAGTCGGCCAAGTTCCTGACCAGTTCCACTGTGGTAAAAGACATATTCGGAAACAACAGGGGAAGGATCAAACAGGTGCAGGCGCACTTTGCCAGCCTGACCACAACCACAAGAGCTGAGGTGTATTACGACAACATGAGCCGTTCGGTGATCTTGGGCGTGGATGAAAGCCAACAGCAGACACTGAGGATCATTAAAAAGCAGAACCTTAAAACAGCAGGACATTCAAACGGCGAAAAGGAAGAGCAGGCAAAACAGCTTTTAAGAAATGTGATGCGCGTGCTTAAATCTTACGAGGTTGTAAATCCCTTTGCCGATAAGCTCAGCCTTCCGCTGGAAGCCAGAATGCTCAGAAGACTGAACTCGCAGTTCCAGAACTTTGTCTGCCAGATTACAATCCTGCACCAGTACCAGAGAAAAACCGACACTAAAGGCAGATTAATCACTGACAAAGCTGATATAAAATCAGCCGTCGATCTTTTCTTCAGTTCAATTATCATCAAAGTGGATGAGCTTGATAAAAGCACGAGACAGTTTTTTGAGAAGCTGAAGGACTTTATAAAAAAGCAGAAGGAAGGAACATCAAAAAAGTTCACGGCAAGAGAGATCAGACAGGGGCTGAATATCAGCAAGACATCTGCTTTCAGATACATGCAGTTACTTCAGGAATTGGAATACATCCAGCCTGTCGAGGGGTCATTCAACAGGGGATTTAAATTTATGATCTCCTACTGGGATGATATGGAAAAACTCAAAACCAGAATCCGAAAAGAACTGCACAGACAGCTTGAAGAGTTCTAA
- a CDS encoding helix-turn-helix domain-containing protein translates to MSTLTKPNHMGRKISRIRELKDMKQEALAQAMGTNQQTVSILENSEEIDDEKLKEVAKALGVSVEAIKNFSDEGVINYFNTFSDNSINQGPIGNQNICHFNPLDKLVEVYEENKKLYERLLKSEQDKIEYLEKLLKAK, encoded by the coding sequence ATGAGTACATTAACAAAACCAAACCACATGGGGCGCAAGATCAGCCGTATCCGTGAACTGAAAGACATGAAACAGGAAGCACTCGCACAGGCTATGGGAACAAACCAGCAGACTGTTTCGATATTAGAAAATAGTGAAGAAATAGATGATGAAAAATTGAAAGAAGTGGCAAAAGCTTTAGGAGTAAGCGTGGAAGCAATTAAAAATTTTTCTGATGAAGGAGTGATTAATTATTTCAACACTTTTAGTGACAATAGTATTAATCAAGGACCAATAGGTAACCAAAATATTTGTCATTTTAATCCTCTTGACAAACTAGTTGAAGTTTACGAAGAAAATAAAAAACTTTACGAAAGATTATTGAAATCCGAACAGGATAAGATTGAGTATCTGGAAAAATTGCTAAAAGCTAAATAA
- a CDS encoding DUF4240 domain-containing protein: MKKFKIILFLMLTIISCQLKNKNESEGKSKKIASEFIKGNKMDETEFWKIIDYSIANSKNDKLEQEKTIVEKLSAYNPEQIIEFEIILRQLIIQADDFKIMGAQKIIEGYVSDDSYLYFRCWLIGKGEEIYKETIRNPDVLSDSISREDEFDFEELLYVSTKAYKIKTGKIEEDATFPRDVAYLKGLDYDFGAPPTKGVDWKEEDLPVTYPKLWRFFN, from the coding sequence ATGAAAAAGTTTAAAATCATATTATTTTTAATGTTGACGATAATTTCATGTCAGTTAAAAAACAAAAATGAATCAGAAGGAAAAAGTAAAAAGATAGCTAGTGAATTTATAAAAGGAAATAAAATGGATGAAACTGAATTCTGGAAAATAATTGATTATTCAATTGCAAATTCCAAGAATGATAAATTAGAACAGGAAAAAACAATTGTTGAGAAACTATCTGCCTACAATCCTGAGCAAATTATTGAATTTGAAATAATTCTTAGACAGCTAATTATTCAAGCAGATGATTTTAAAATAATGGGAGCTCAAAAAATTATAGAAGGATATGTTTCTGATGACAGTTATTTATATTTTCGCTGTTGGTTAATTGGTAAAGGAGAAGAAATTTATAAGGAAACCATTAGAAATCCTGATGTTTTGTCAGATAGCATTAGTAGAGAAGATGAGTTCGATTTTGAGGAACTATTATACGTTTCAACAAAAGCATATAAAATAAAAACAGGTAAAATTGAAGAAGATGCAACCTTTCCAAGGGATGTCGCATATCTAAAAGGTTTAGATTATGATTTTGGGGCACCGCCAACGAAAGGCGTGGATTGGAAAGAGGAAGATCTACCAGTAACATATCCTAAATTATGGAGGTTCTTTAATTAA
- a CDS encoding contact-dependent growth inhibition system immunity protein has protein sequence MNFLKTIFGSKKPVIQSISVIKYPDRIFFETYYKIVNSYSTRSKEITISEINISDFEIGKTILKHLDLSRTIKNFTKQERVENYEAYKKITGLKSIKAQMKDSVYVSISRQNNQITFYPTINGGTSGQRKGYHFLDEEKIVIEDSEDFQSIGEALKLAFEKCS, from the coding sequence ATGAATTTTCTTAAAACTATTTTTGGCAGTAAAAAGCCAGTTATACAAAGTATTAGTGTAATAAAATATCCTGATAGAATTTTCTTTGAAACTTATTATAAAATAGTCAACTCATATTCTACAAGATCGAAAGAAATTACAATCTCAGAAATCAATATTTCAGATTTTGAAATAGGTAAAACAATTCTTAAACATCTCGACTTATCTAGAACAATAAAGAATTTTACTAAACAGGAAAGAGTAGAAAATTATGAAGCGTACAAAAAAATTACGGGATTAAAATCTATAAAAGCTCAGATGAAAGATTCAGTTTATGTATCTATTAGCCGCCAAAATAATCAGATTACATTCTACCCGACAATTAATGGGGGAACTTCTGGCCAGCGAAAAGGATATCATTTCTTAGACGAAGAAAAAATCGTTATTGAAGATAGTGAAGATTTTCAATCAATTGGAGAAGCATTGAAATTAGCTTTTGAGAAATGTAGCTGA
- a CDS encoding tetratricopeptide repeat protein, with product MKNQILILLIFLKTLAAQGQSKMENKFITWDDFVKGFGKEMVSAEDVFKNMSDSGLKDNCLTKMDFTFISDDKENLIRLSEFLSSHYPYVLHEVKKYGSLWEVNGETNEIPMTAENLMYWSLDMYKRGYEFDSTLDAYGGLFDPRSPNFPDLANSKAEYYFDKGIDCYNNGDLSGSIFNWSLAIAIDSKDSNAYYSRAIVKNELYTWKSALKDYDKAIEIAPKFGSALINRCGLKDENGDYQGAIADYEKVLQFDDSSLENKQQAYFNLGNTKLNLNDKRAACENWNRALELGADYAKDKIDEYCKGKKK from the coding sequence ATGAAAAATCAAATTCTGATTTTATTAATATTTTTAAAAACGTTAGCAGCCCAAGGGCAAAGTAAAATGGAAAATAAATTTATCACTTGGGATGATTTTGTAAAAGGATTTGGTAAAGAGATGGTTTCCGCTGAAGACGTATTTAAAAATATGTCTGACAGTGGATTGAAAGACAATTGTCTAACTAAAATGGATTTTACTTTTATTTCTGACGATAAGGAAAATCTAATCCGATTATCTGAATTCTTAAGTTCCCATTATCCATATGTATTGCATGAAGTTAAAAAATACGGATCACTTTGGGAAGTAAACGGAGAAACAAATGAAATACCAATGACTGCAGAAAATTTAATGTATTGGAGTTTGGATATGTACAAAAGAGGATATGAATTTGATTCAACTCTTGATGCTTATGGAGGATTATTTGATCCGCGAAGCCCAAATTTTCCAGACTTGGCCAATTCGAAAGCGGAGTACTATTTTGATAAAGGTATTGACTGTTATAACAATGGAGATTTAAGTGGCTCAATATTTAATTGGTCATTGGCAATTGCAATTGATTCGAAAGATTCAAATGCTTATTATTCAAGAGCAATTGTAAAGAATGAACTTTACACTTGGAAATCTGCTCTTAAAGATTATGACAAAGCTATAGAGATTGCTCCAAAATTTGGAAGTGCTTTAATAAATAGATGCGGATTAAAAGATGAAAACGGAGACTATCAAGGTGCGATTGCAGATTATGAAAAAGTACTGCAGTTTGATGATTCATCACTTGAAAATAAGCAGCAGGCATATTTTAATCTTGGAAATACAAAACTTAATTTAAACGATAAAAGAGCAGCTTGTGAAAATTGGAATAGAGCATTAGAACTTGGTGCCGATTATGCTAAAGATAAAATTGATGAATACTGTAAAGGAAAAAAGAAATGA
- a CDS encoding DUF6882 domain-containing protein, with amino-acid sequence MAYEDFLTDCFGELQKMQDDLNKAYDINSFTSWNYDQPSGIITLSKPDKTINFRYYQVGTYSTASKTWKWSWDNENTSKNVVVDIEKIKGFGIANNYENLINGEFPSYDEIGWELSSICCNLIGGIGVYRPVVDHLKIHIVLTELIDNDLAEREKTKYVDCENHERRRRAFICQHLKEGSKNGFEESFETFEDMEFEYEDDDFVAWCNECEKLRIKEGGLSEKCWEEGKFKIVCEKCYFKIKETNT; translated from the coding sequence ATGGCATATGAAGATTTCTTAACAGATTGTTTTGGCGAATTACAAAAAATGCAAGATGATTTAAATAAAGCGTATGATATTAATTCTTTTACAAGTTGGAACTATGACCAGCCGAGTGGCATTATAACACTATCTAAGCCTGATAAAACTATTAATTTCAGATATTATCAAGTTGGAACTTATTCCACAGCATCTAAAACTTGGAAATGGTCGTGGGACAATGAAAATACATCTAAAAACGTAGTCGTTGATATTGAAAAAATTAAAGGTTTTGGAATTGCAAATAACTATGAAAATCTAATTAATGGGGAATTTCCATCTTATGATGAGATAGGATGGGAATTATCTTCTATCTGCTGTAATTTAATAGGCGGTATTGGCGTGTATAGGCCTGTTGTTGATCACTTAAAAATTCACATTGTATTAACTGAACTGATTGATAATGATTTAGCAGAAAGAGAAAAGACCAAATATGTTGATTGCGAAAATCATGAGAGAAGAAGAAGGGCATTTATCTGCCAGCATTTAAAAGAAGGAAGCAAAAACGGATTCGAAGAATCATTTGAAACATTTGAAGATATGGAATTCGAATATGAAGATGATGATTTTGTGGCTTGGTGTAACGAATGTGAGAAATTGAGAATCAAAGAAGGTGGTTTGTCAGAAAAATGCTGGGAAGAAGGCAAATTTAAAATTGTTTGTGAAAAGTGCTATTTCAAAATTAAAGAAACAAATACCTAA
- a CDS encoding plasmid mobilization protein, with amino-acid sequence MMKREKSNRTRIVGLRFTPLEYAELEKRFRASTCRKLSDHIRSHLFNKPIVATYRNQSLDELMEETALLTSELRAIGNNINQIARKINTLKTVPEFKGHLYLFEIQRERLFDKMEEVSVHTHKIAEKWLQ; translated from the coding sequence ATGATGAAAAGAGAAAAATCAAACAGAACACGAATCGTGGGACTGCGATTCACTCCATTGGAGTATGCCGAACTGGAAAAAAGATTCAGAGCAAGCACCTGCCGAAAATTAAGTGACCACATCAGAAGCCACTTATTCAACAAACCAATTGTAGCCACTTACAGAAACCAGTCGTTAGACGAACTGATGGAAGAGACAGCTTTACTTACTTCCGAATTAAGGGCAATAGGCAATAATATCAATCAGATTGCCAGAAAAATAAACACGCTCAAAACAGTTCCCGAATTCAAAGGACATCTTTATCTGTTCGAAATCCAAAGAGAAAGGCTTTTTGATAAAATGGAGGAGGTTTCAGTCCACACCCACAAAATCGCAGAAAAATGGTTGCAGTGA